One window of the Populus nigra chromosome 4, ddPopNigr1.1, whole genome shotgun sequence genome contains the following:
- the LOC133691854 gene encoding pathogenesis-related thaumatin-like protein 3.5: MTRLHVHLPLLLILLLISSGPKMMECARIFTIVNYCQETVWPGVTPGDNFNGGGFELKSGQSIVFTAPVGWSGRIWGRTGCKFDKNGSGSCKTGPCGTSLKCKASGETPASLAEFTLTTLDFYDVSLVDGFNLPIAVTPVNGKGNCSVAGCDADLRDTCPSELAVKSNGKVIACRSACDVFNTDEYCCRGVYGNPVVCQPTYYSKKFKEACPTAYSYAYDDPTSIFTCSGTDYIVSFCSSRKQPVCTYHDNKLVCSGSEGLKSLITRWWALVFAVPLFLTF; the protein is encoded by the exons ATGACACGTCTCCATGTGCATTTGCCGCTACTGCTGATTCTACTCCTGATTTCATCAG GGCCAAAAATGATGGAGTGTGCGAGGATTTTTACCATAGTTAATTATTGCCAAGAAACGGTATGGCCGGGTGTCACCCCAGGTGACAACTTCAATGGTGGTGGATTTGAGTTAAAATCAGGACAATCAATTGTTTTCACTGCTCCGGTTGGCTGGAGTGGCCGGATATGGGGCAGAACAGGCTGCAAATTCGATAAAAATGGAAGTGGTTCATGCAAGACGGGGCCCTGTGGCACATCCCTGAAATGCAAGGCCTCCGGTGAGACCCCAGCCTCCCTTGCTGAATTTACCCTAACAACACTCGACTTTTACGATGTCAGCCTTGTCGACGGTTTTAATTTGCCAATAGCCGTTACACCAGTGAATGGTAAAGGAAATTGCAGCGTTGCTGGCTGTGATGCAGATCTGAGGGATACTTGTCCTTCCGAGCTCGCTGTTAAGTCCAACGGAAAGGTTATCGCTTGTCGAAGCGCTTGTGACGTGTTCAACACGGATGAATACTGTTGCAGGGGAGTTTATGGAAACCCTGTGGTTTGTCAACCTACATATTATTCAAAGAAGTTCAAAGAAGCATGCCCTACTGCTTATAGCTATGCATATGATGATCCTACCAGTATTTTTACGTGCTCAGGGACTGATTATATCGTTTCCTTTTGCTCGTCCAG GAAGCAACCGGTTTGCACCTACCATGACAACAAGCTTGTTTGCAGTGGATCAGAAGGCCTGAAATCATTGATTACTAGATGGTGGGCTCTCGTGTTCGCAGTGCCACTGTTTCTTACTTTCTGA
- the LOC133691019 gene encoding auxin transporter-like protein 3 produces MASEKVETVIAGNYVEMEREEGSSKSTKSKFSNFLWHGGSVYDAWFSCASNQVAQVLLTLPYSFSQLGLLSGILFQLLYGLMGSWTAYLISVLYVEYRTRKEREKVDFRNHVIQWFEVLDGLLGKYWRNIGLLFNCTFLVFGSVIQLIACASNIYYINDNLDKRTWTYIFGACCATTVFVPSFHNYRIWSFLGLMMTSYTAWYMTIASLIHGQIEEVKHSGPTTMVLYFTGATNILYTFGGHAVTVEIMHAMWKPQKFKLIYLIATLYVLTLTLPSASAVYWAFGDLLLTHSNALSLLPKNGYRDTAVILMLIHQFITFGFACTPLYFVWEKFIRVHDTKSVLKRALARLPVVIPIWFLAIIFPFFGPINSTVGSLLVSFTVYIIPSLAHMITFSSASARENAVERPPPFLGGWVGLYCVNIFVMVWVFIVGFGFGGWASMLNFIRQIDSFGLFTKCYQCPPHKA; encoded by the exons ATGGCTTCTGAGAAAGTTGAGACTGTTATTGCTGGAAACTACGTGGAAATGGAGAGAGAAGAGGGGAGTTCCAAGTCTACTAAGAGcaaattctcaaattttttatgGCATGGTGGTTCAGTATATGACGCTTGGTTTAGCTGTGCTTCGAATCAG gTTGCACAAGTGCTCCTCACATTGCCCTACTCATTCTCACAACTTGGCTTGTTATCTGGAATCCTGTTTCAACTTTTATACGGCTTGATGGGAAGCTGGACTGCTTACCTTATTAGTGTTCTTTATGTTGAATATAGAactagaaaagagagagaaaaggttgATTTCAGGAATCATGTAATTCAG TGGTTTGAAGTTCTTGATGGGCTGCTGGGGAAATACTGGAGGAATATTGGCCTCCTTTTCAACTGCACTTTTCTTGTATTTGGGTCTGTCATTCAGTTAATTGCCTGTGCAAG CAATATCTACTACATAAACGATAATCTAGACAAGAGAACCTGGACCTACATCTTTGGTGCATGCTGTGCAACAACTGTCTTCGTCCCCTCATTTCACAACTACAGAATTTGGTCATTCTTGGGCCTTATGATGACCTCTTATACCGCATGGTATATGACAATTGCTTCCCTAATCCATGGACAG ATTGAAGAAGTGAAACACTCTGGTCCAACCACAATGGTTCTGTATTTTACTGGGGCTACCAACATTCTTTATACCTTTGGTGGGCATGCTGTCACAGT GGAAATTATGCATGCGATGTGGAAGCCTCAGAAGTTCAAGCTAATATACTTGATAGCAACACTTTATGTTTTAACCTTGACACTACCATCAGCTTCTGCTGTTTACTGGGCATTTGGGGACTTGCTACTTACTCATTCTAATGCTCTCTCTTTGCTACCGAAGAATGGATATAGAGATACTGCTGTCATACTAATGCTCATTCATCAG TTCATAACATTTGGATTTGCATGCACCCCGCTATACTTCGTGTGGGAGAAATTCATAAGGGTTCACGACACGAAGAGTGTGTTAAAGAGAGCTCTGGCTAGACTTCCTGTGGTGATACCAATTTGGTTCCTAGCTATCATCTTCCCTTTCTTTGGACCTATCAACTCTACTGTCGGATCTCTTCTTGTCAGCTTCACTGTCTACATAATTCCATCATTAGCACACATGATCACTTTCTCTTCAGCGTCGGCTCGAGAG AATGCTGTGGAGAGACCGCCCCCATTTCTTGGAGGTTGGGTGGGCTTATATTGCGTGAACATTTTTGTGATGGTATGGGTTTTTATTGTGGGATTTGGATTTGGAGGATGGGCAAGCATGCTCAACTTTATACGTCAGATCGATTCATTTGGCCTCTTCACCAAGTGCTACCAGTGTCCTCCCCACAAGGCTTGA